In the genome of Falsirhodobacter halotolerans, the window TGGCGCTGACATCGGCCATGGCCCATGCCAGTTTCGGCGCGATCCAGAAAGGGCGGCACGATCCCTGGGTCAGTCGGGCGGGCATCGACCTGTGGCTTCTGGCCTATACCCTGCCGCTGGCGCTGTTCGTGTTTCCGTGGCCGCAGGGGGGCGAGTGGCTGATCCTGCTGGGTGCGTCGGGCATCCACTTCTTCTATAAGTTCTTCATGGCGATGGCCTATGAGCGGGGCGCTTATACCGTCGTCTATCCGGTGGTGCGGGGCACGGGGCCGTTGGCGACGCTGGTGTTCGCCGCGATCTTTCTGGCGGAACATTACGCGCCGGTTCAATGGCTGGGTGTGGCGGTTCTGTCTGGGTCGATCCTGTGGCTGGCGAAGATGAACCTGGACGCGGCGCCGCTGAACCGGCCCGCCCTGATCGCGGCCTTGGGCTGGGCGGTGGTCACGGGGATGACGGTGGCCGTCTATACTACCTATGACGCGTGGGGGATCCGGCTGTGGCAGGATCCGTTCGCGTTTATTTTATGGCTGTTCGTCTTCACCTCGGTCGATTTTCCGACCTATATGATCGTGCGGGAACGGGGGATCGCATGGATGCGGACCCTGTTGTCGCGGGGGGCCATCGGCGGGATTTTGGGGATCGTCAGCTTTGGCGGCATCATGCTGGGCACGCGTATCGGCAAGGTTGCGGAGGTGTCGGCCCTGCGGGAAACCTCCACCCTGTTTGCGGCCTTGATCGGATGGCTGATTCTGGGCGAAAGATCGACACCGGCGCGCGTGGCGCTGATGGGCGGGATTGCCGCAGGGGCAATCCTGGTCCAGATGGGATAAAGACGGATTATGAGCGAACGCAAGATACACCCCGCCCTGAAGATGACTCTGGAAATGGGCCCGATCGTTGCCTTCTTCGTGGGCTATGTCCTGATGAAGGATCGGGTCTTCACCTTTGGCGGGACCGATTACAACGGGTTCATCGTCGTGACGGCGGCGTTCATTCCGGTGCTGGTGATCACCACCGCGATCCTGTGGGCGCTGACCCGCAAGCTGTCGAAGATGCAGATCGCGACGGTGGTCATGGCGGTGGTGTTCGGCGGCCTGTCGGTCTGGCTGAACGATGAGCGGTTCTTCAAGATCAAGCCCACGCTGATCTATCTGCTGTTCGGGGGCCTTCTAGGCATCGGCCTGCTGCGCGGGCAAAGCTGGTTGCGGCTGGTGCTGGAGGAAGCGATTCCGATGCGCCACGAGGGGTGGATGATCCTGACCAAGCGGCTGTGCGCGTTCTTCTTTGCGTTGGCGCTGGCGAACGAGGTGGTGTGGCGCATGTTCTCGACCGAGGTCTGGGTCAGTTTCAAGACCTTCGGTCTGACCATTGCGCTGTTTGCGTTCTTCATGGGGCAGGGAAAGCTGCTTCAGACCTACGGCACGCCGCGCAAGGACTGAGCGCGGCGGTCATTCGCCGCGCGGGAAGCGCTTCGATTCCTCCAGGATGTTCAGGTCCATGTGATTGCGCATGTAGCGTTCGGACGCCTTTTTCAGGGGCTGATAGTCCCAAGGGTAGTATCCGCCCTGACGCAGCGCCTCATAGACTATCCAGCGGCGGGCCTGGCTTTCGCGGACCTGCGCGTCGAACTGCGACAGGTTCCAGCGGGTGTCGGCCAGCGCGCGCAGGCGGGCGAGGGCGGGGGGATTGGCGGGGGCGAGGTTGTCCCGCTCCTCCGGGTCGGTGTCGAGGTTGTAGAGCTGGTCGGGATCGGCGGCGCAGCGGATGTATTTCCACGGTCCCTCGCGCAGGGCCACCAGCGGGGCGATGCTGCCTTCGGCCGCGTATTCCATCGGGACGGGATCGCGCGGGATGCCCGAGGCGACCGGGCGCAGGCTGGTCCCGTCGGTCCAGGGCATCACCCCCTCCATCGAGATGCCCGCCAGATCGCAGAGCGTGGGCGTCACGTCGATGGTGGAGACGGGGGTGTCGATGCGCCCCGCCGCCACGCCGGGGGCGGCGATCATCAGGGGAACGCGGGCGGAGCCTTCGAAGAAGTTCATCTTGAACCACAGGCCCCGGTCGCCCAGCATGTCGCCGTGATCCGAGGTGAAAAGGATGATCGCGTCCTGCCGCGTCGCCTCCAGCACCGTCAGAATCTCACCGATCTTGTCGTCGACATAGGAGATGTTGGCGAAATAGCCGCGGCGGGCGCGTCGGATCATGTCATCCGTCAGGGGCGTGGCATCGGAGTCGCAGGCATCCCACAGGCGTTGGGAATGCGGGTCCATGTCGTCATAGGAGAGGGCGGCGGGCGGTTCGGTTTCCGCGCAGCCCTCATACAGATCCCAGTATTTGCGCCGGGCGACATAGGGGTCATGGGGGTGGGTGAAGCTGACCGTGAGGCACCAGGGGCGATCATCGGCCCCGCGCGACAGGTCATAGAGCTTCTGCGTCGCCTGATGGGCCACGTCGTCGTCATATTCGTATTGGTTGGTGATTTCGGCCACGCCCGCGCCGGTGACGGAGCCGAGATTGTGATACCACCAGTCGATCCGTTCGCCCGGTTTGCGGTAATCCGGGGTCCAGCCGAAATCGGCGGGGTAGATGTCGGTGGTCAGCCGTTCCTCTAACCCGTGCATCTGGTCGGGGCCGACGAAATGCATCTTGCCCGAGAGGCTGGTCTGATAGCCCGCACGGCGCAGGTGGTGGGCATAGGTGGGAATGTCGGACTGAAATTCCGCCGCGTTGTCATAGACGCGGGTGCGCGAGGGCAATTGGCCCGACATGAAGCTGGCGCGGGCCGGGGCGCAGAGCGGCGAGCCCGTGTAGGTTTGGGTGAACCGGACCGAGCGTTCGGCCAGACGTTTCAGGTTGGGTGCATGCAGGAATGGGGCGGGCCCGTCGGGAAAGAAGGTTCCGTTCAACTGATCGACCATCAGGATGAGGATGTTCGGGCGGGTCATGCGGGCCTCCTGTCTTGCGGGCCCTGTCTGTCACGGACGGGGGCAAAGGAAAAGGGCGACCCGAGGGCCGCCCTTTGTCGCTTCGATCTGACCGAAATCAATCGACTTGGATGTCGATCGCGGATTCGCGGCCGTCACGGCCGGACTGGATTTCGAACGTCACGGCCTGACCATCGGCCAGCGAGCGGATGCCCGCACGTTCCAGGGCGGTGATGTGGACGAACACGTCCTTGTTCGAGCCTTCCGGCGCGATGAAGCCGTAGCCTTTGGTGGTGTTGAACCATTTCACGGTGCCTTTGGCCATCGTGAGTTCTCCTGATCTTGACCGTCCGCAGGATGCGACGGCGTGGCTAAGTCAGAGCAAGATCGAGTCGCTGTGGCCGTGAAGGACAGATCGATAAAGAATAACGTCGCGGAAAGAATCGTAGCATAAAAAGTGATTCACGCAAGGGCCGCGTGATCCGCGCGGGCAAGGGGGCGAAATGTCCGCCCCCGCCGGTATCAGCGGGTGAACTTCTTGTGCTTCACACGCTTGGGGTTGGCCGCGTCGGGACCGAGGCGGCGGATCTTGTCCTTCTCGTAATCCTCGAAGTTGCCTTCGAAGAATTCGACATGGGCATCGCCTTCGAAGGCGAGGATGTGCGTGCACAGACGGTCGAGGAAGAAGCGGTCGTGGCTGATGATGACCGCGCAGCCGGCGAAATTCTCGATCGCGGCTTCCAGCGCCTGCAGCGTTTCCACGTCCAGATCGTTGGTCGGTTCGTCCAGCAGCAGGACGTTGCCGCCCGATTTCAAGAGCTTTGCCAGATGGACGCGGTTGCGTTCCCCGCCCGACAGCAGGCCCACCTTCTTCTGCTGGTCGGTGCCCTTGAAGTTGAACGAGCCGACATAGTTGCGGCTGTTGATCTGCGCATCGCCCAGTTCGATGATCTCGGCCCCGCCGGAAATTTCCTCCCAGACATTGGCTTCGGGGTTCAGGCTGTCGCGCGACTGGTCCACGAAGGCCAGCTTGACCGTGTCACCCAGCGAGACGGTGCCGGTATCGGGCTGTTCCTGCCCCACCAGCATCTTGAACAGGGTGGATTTGCCCGCGCCGTTCGGGCCGATCACGCCGATGATGCCGCCCGGCGGCAGGGTGAACGAGAGGTTCTCGATCAGTTGCTTGTCGCCCATTGCCTTGGACATGCCCTCGACCTCGATCACCTTGTTGCCAAGGCGCGGGCCGTGGGGGATGACGATCTGGGCGCGGCCGACCAGTTCCTTGACGGATTCGTCGGCCATCTTGTTGTAGGCCGAGATACGGGCCTTGGACTTCGCCTGACGTGCCTTTGCCCCGGCGCGGATCCATTCGAGTTCCTTTTCCAGCACTTTCTGCTTGGACTTGTCCTCGCGGGCCTCCTGCTCCAGCCGTTTGGCCTTCGCCTCCAGCCAGGAGGAGTAGTTGCCTTCGTGCGGCAGGCCGCGGCCGCGTTCCAGTTCCAGGATCCACGAGGTGATGTCGTCGAGGAAGTAGCGGTCGTGGGTGACCGTCAGGATGGTGCCCTTGTATTCGATCAGGTGCTTTTGCAGCCAGGCGATCGTTTCGGCGTCAAGGTGGTTGGTCGGTTCGTCCAGAAGCAGCATGTCCGGCTCTTCCAGAAGCAGCTTGCACAGGGCGACGCGGCGGCGTTCCCCGCCCGACAGGGTGGAGACGTCGGCGTCATCGGGCGGGCAGCGCAGGGCCTCCATCGCGATGTCGACGGTGTTGTCCAGTTCCCACAGGTTCTGGGCGTCGATCTGGTCCTGAAGGGTGGCCATCTCCTCGGCGGTTTCGTCCGAGTAGTTCATGGCGAGTTCGTTGTAACGTTCCAGGATCGCGCGTTTGCCGGCCACGCCTTCCATGACGTTGCCGCGCACGTCGAGGGATTCGTCGAGCTGCGGTTCCTGCGGCAGGTAGCCCACGCGGGCGTCCTTGGCGGCCCAGGCTTCGCCCTGGAAGTCCTTGTCGAGGCCGGCCATGACCTTCAGCAGCGTCGATTTACCGGCGCCGTTGACGCCGACGACGCCGATCTTGACGCCGGGCAGGAAGTTCAGGCGGATGTTCTCGAACACTTTCTTGCCGCCGGGATAGGTCTTGGAGACGCCATCCATGTGATAGACGTATTGATACGAGGCCACGGGGATGCTCCGTCGGTTAAGGGATTTTGGGGCCCTTGTAGCGATATCGCTGGACAAGGGCAATGAAGGGGTGGTTTGCAGAGGTCCGCACATTCCGGGGGGTGACGTGCAGGGCTGGCCAATCGCGACACGGGGCATGGTGATCGGGCTTCTGGGGGGATCGTTCGATCCCGCCCATGCGGGGCATGTGCATATCACGCGGCAGGCGATACGGCGGTTCGGGCTGGATCGGGTGTGGTGGCTGGTGTCGCCCGGCAACCCGCTGAAGGCGCGGGGACCGCGTCCCATGCCCGAACGGT includes:
- a CDS encoding cold-shock protein — translated: MAKGTVKWFNTTKGYGFIAPEGSNKDVFVHITALERAGIRSLADGQAVTFEIQSGRDGRESAIDIQVD
- the ettA gene encoding energy-dependent translational throttle protein EttA, with translation MASYQYVYHMDGVSKTYPGGKKVFENIRLNFLPGVKIGVVGVNGAGKSTLLKVMAGLDKDFQGEAWAAKDARVGYLPQEPQLDESLDVRGNVMEGVAGKRAILERYNELAMNYSDETAEEMATLQDQIDAQNLWELDNTVDIAMEALRCPPDDADVSTLSGGERRRVALCKLLLEEPDMLLLDEPTNHLDAETIAWLQKHLIEYKGTILTVTHDRYFLDDITSWILELERGRGLPHEGNYSSWLEAKAKRLEQEAREDKSKQKVLEKELEWIRAGAKARQAKSKARISAYNKMADESVKELVGRAQIVIPHGPRLGNKVIEVEGMSKAMGDKQLIENLSFTLPPGGIIGVIGPNGAGKSTLFKMLVGQEQPDTGTVSLGDTVKLAFVDQSRDSLNPEANVWEEISGGAEIIELGDAQINSRNYVGSFNFKGTDQQKKVGLLSGGERNRVHLAKLLKSGGNVLLLDEPTNDLDVETLQALEAAIENFAGCAVIISHDRFFLDRLCTHILAFEGDAHVEFFEGNFEDYEKDKIRRLGPDAANPKRVKHKKFTR
- a CDS encoding inner membrane-spanning protein YciB — encoded protein: MSERKIHPALKMTLEMGPIVAFFVGYVLMKDRVFTFGGTDYNGFIVVTAAFIPVLVITTAILWALTRKLSKMQIATVVMAVVFGGLSVWLNDERFFKIKPTLIYLLFGGLLGIGLLRGQSWLRLVLEEAIPMRHEGWMILTKRLCAFFFALALANEVVWRMFSTEVWVSFKTFGLTIALFAFFMGQGKLLQTYGTPRKD
- a CDS encoding DMT family transporter — encoded protein: MIEWLDSIAGTPLGGHVAMGLALTSAMAHASFGAIQKGRHDPWVSRAGIDLWLLAYTLPLALFVFPWPQGGEWLILLGASGIHFFYKFFMAMAYERGAYTVVYPVVRGTGPLATLVFAAIFLAEHYAPVQWLGVAVLSGSILWLAKMNLDAAPLNRPALIAALGWAVVTGMTVAVYTTYDAWGIRLWQDPFAFILWLFVFTSVDFPTYMIVRERGIAWMRTLLSRGAIGGILGIVSFGGIMLGTRIGKVAEVSALRETSTLFAALIGWLILGERSTPARVALMGGIAAGAILVQMG
- the betC gene encoding choline-sulfatase, yielding MTRPNILILMVDQLNGTFFPDGPAPFLHAPNLKRLAERSVRFTQTYTGSPLCAPARASFMSGQLPSRTRVYDNAAEFQSDIPTYAHHLRRAGYQTSLSGKMHFVGPDQMHGLEERLTTDIYPADFGWTPDYRKPGERIDWWYHNLGSVTGAGVAEITNQYEYDDDVAHQATQKLYDLSRGADDRPWCLTVSFTHPHDPYVARRKYWDLYEGCAETEPPAALSYDDMDPHSQRLWDACDSDATPLTDDMIRRARRGYFANISYVDDKIGEILTVLEATRQDAIILFTSDHGDMLGDRGLWFKMNFFEGSARVPLMIAAPGVAAGRIDTPVSTIDVTPTLCDLAGISMEGVMPWTDGTSLRPVASGIPRDPVPMEYAAEGSIAPLVALREGPWKYIRCAADPDQLYNLDTDPEERDNLAPANPPALARLRALADTRWNLSQFDAQVRESQARRWIVYEALRQGGYYPWDYQPLKKASERYMRNHMDLNILEESKRFPRGE